TTTGGTATTTGCTGTGGTTCTCTTGATGATATAAAGATGTGTGGACTGGGATCAGAGCTGTCTCACTTCTCATCACAGAATCTTTGTGGACTCTAAATGAAGCTGTGTGGTGTTTCCACCTGAGATTGCTGAAAAGGAGCAAAGCACTGGCAGTGAACAGGCAGCAGGGGAGAGcctgccagctgctgtgtggcTTTGCAGCCCTCAGTATGTTCTCTATGCCAGTCATGAGGGAAGGTGAGGATGTACAAAGAATTGAATCACATGCAGAGCAGAGTTTACAGCTGGGTCATATTGCTGGGTTCTAGCAATGTTTGGTATTTTGGCAGTGATCCTGCATGTGGCACTAAATAGGGCCTGGACCCATGAGGTGGGGAGGGTGAGTTTGAGTGGGGAAGAGTGTTGCCTAAGGAAAATGTGGATGCTAGGTAGAACACAATCAATTGGAGAGGAGTTAAGGAGATATCCTTTCACATGGCATAAGATAAAGAATGTAAGTAGCAAACTTCAAGAAAAAGTCCAtgagctgctcccctgggatCCTGCCAGGAACTCCAGTAGTTGTGCATATTCTTGTGCTCTTTTGTTCCCTGTGACATTGCTTCTTGTGACATTACTGCCAGACATGCCTAACAATGCTTGTAATCTGTGTGGTATGTTGTTGGTCAAACAGAAAGTTTTTCAAATTTGTATCATGCCAGCCTTCTTGGAACATTGCCTGGGCTATTTCTCTGGTCTTGGTCTTGCTAGGGACAGGAAATTGCAGGTAACATCAAGGGATGCAGTCCCTTAAAACCAACCCTCCTGGTCCTGGCgtttcttttcctggaaaagcAACCAGCATTGCTACAGGTGAGTTGCTTGTACCTGAAGAAGCTGTGTGTGAGAGGCAAATGTACTTTAGTTCCTGTTCTGCTGTGGTATCTTCGTATTGGATCAAAGGAATGTTGCCTGGATTGAAATGCCTGTGGGTTTGGAGCACCACTGCCTGCTCTCATTCCTTTCCTGttgctgcctggcacagggtgagCCCGTGGAAGCAAGGACAGATGGAGAAAGTGACATTAATGCATTTTTTGGGATAGATGTGGTTGGGCATGCAGCAGATATTCTCAGTGGCAATGCCGTGGTGTTACATTTGTGGCTTTGGGTTGGGTTGGCAGGTGGAACATGAGTCAGGAAGAAGAGCTCTTCATAGAAGTGTAGGAGCACTGCTCGACTGTGATGTCATTGTGCTTTTGTGACACTGGAGGATCATTGTGCTGGGCTGTGATGGGTTTGAGCTCTCAAATGAGAATCTCGTCAGTGCTGTTTGGAAGATTCAGAGCCTCTTTCATTAGATGTCTCAGCAGCTGTTTCTCTGGCTTTTGTGTCAGATGGTGGTGGAAGCTGTTCTGATGTAGCAGAGCTGTTCTTTGCCACCTGACTGCCTTGCTGTGCTGTTGCAGGCCCTTGAGAGGACTGGAGGCAGAAGAGTGTGGCCTTTGTTCTAAACGGAGGGGAATGTGCAGGTGCGTGGGTGGGAAGTAAGCAGAAATGTTGTTCGTTGTTCCCTAtccacagggacaggaggtggcAGGGAAGAGAAATGAGAACTCTGGCCCAAGGGCATGTCTGTGATTTGTGGCAGGGTGCTGtagatatatttaatatatttttgaaggaaaaaaatgagcagaAGTTACTGGGATGGAAGCAGAAAATATCGAAAGCAATGTCAAGTAGCAAATagtgaggaaagaaaacaaagatgaagagagagagaaagaagagataGGAAGAAAGAAGTAGAAAtagagattaaaaaattaaatatgatcTTGAAGGTATcagtgtcaaaaaaaaaaaaaaaaaaaggtctttttcCAAAAGACATTTACTTTGTTCATTGTGAGCATGTTGAAAACATTTTggccaaggaaaaaaaggagaagaaaagacaaCGGGGAatcagaagaggaggaagcaaAATAGGAGAGGGATAAATAGGaaagagaagacaggaaaacagaacaagGAAAGAGCGAGAACAGAAGGGCaaaaaagacaaaggaaatggaagtaagaaaaagatttaaaagtgATATGGATTATATGCAAGTTAAAATAAAGCCAGAAAGAAAGTAAGGAAGAAAAGCACAGGATAGAAAAATAGAAGCAACGATACAGCAGATGACCAGAACGCACCTACCTCTGCCGGCAGAGTTGGGGTTGGTACAGAACAAAACTCCATCAAGGCCGTAGCATCGGGTCCGGTGCTGACGACTCCGACTACGATGATCATTGCCGTggtgctggaggcagctggCGACCATTCCAGTGCGGGTAAAGGATGATGaaggatgaaaaaagaaaaaaaaggggagtaaggaaaaaggggaatgaCACGCCaatgaaggagaagaaaaagaaggaaatgaaggcagagaggaaagagaataATAGAAAGACGGGGGGGATGTAGGACAAAGAAGGAAAACGAAACATGATTAAAAAGAGAattgaaagaagaaagcaacaTAAAGtaagaaagacaaaataagaACAATATATGAAGGATTGTTTGCAAGGAAACAGCGAGCGATACAAAAtatgaataataaaaagaaagagaatcaTAGTAGGATGAAACAGCAGAGGAGATGGCCATGACGGAGCGGAGACATGGACGCTGTCACGGAGCGTGTGAGACGGCGGAGGAGCGCACGGTGTCGCTGCAGGCTCAGGAACGGCTCCGTGTGGGCGGCTCCGCCCCGGTGCGGCGGAGAGCCCGGCTGTGAGCGCGGGGGGGCGGCGCGGGCCGGGCAGCAGAGCCGGAGCgtccgggcggcggcggggagccGTGCGGGGCTCGGGCCGGGGCCGGCAGCCAcagcggcagcggcggcaggAAGGATGGGCGAGCGTTGTTGCGCGGCGGTGCTGcgggtgctggtgctgcaggcgGCCTGGGCGCTGGCGGGCGGGCAGGTGCGCTACTCGGTGCCCGAGGAAGCCAAGGCCGGCACGGTGGTGGGCCGTCTGGCGCAGGACCTGGGCCTGGAGGCGGGCGAGGCGGAGGCGCGGCGGCTGCGGCTGGTGGCGCAGGGCCGGCGGGCGAGCGTGGAGGTGAGCGGGGCGAGCGGCGCGCTGCTGGTGAGCTCGCGGCTCGACCGGGAGGAGCTGTGCGGCAAGAGCGCGCCGTGCGCGCTGCgcctggaggtgctgctggagcggCCGCTGCGCGTCTTCCATGTGCAGCTGGAGGTCACCGACATCAACGACAATGCCCCCGTCTTCCCCGCCGCCCGCAGAAACCTCAGCATCGCGGAACTGACCACTCTGCCGGGGTCTCGTTTCCCGCTGGAGGGCGCGTCGGATGCGGATATCGGGGCGAACGCGCAGCTCTCCTACACGCTCAGTCCCAGCGAGCATTTCTCTCTGGATTTACAAAAATCGAATGAAGGAAATATTGAGCCTGAACTCGTTTTAATGAAACCTCTTGACCGCGAGACGGTTCCCGTGCACCGGTTGGTGCTGACGGCGACTGACGGGGGCCGGCCGTCTCTGACGGGGACAATGGAGCTGGTGATCTTGGTGTTGGATGCGAATGACAACGCTCCCCAGTTCAACCAGTCTGTGTATAAAGTGCAACTGCCGGAGAGCGCTTCAGTGGGGACGCTGGTGATGAGGGTGAATGCCATGGATACGGACGAGGGAATTAACAGTGAGATGACCTATGCGGTGACAAACTTCATTCCCCCGAGCGGAAAAGATGTGATCTCCATTAATACGAACACTGGGGAAATTCGCCTCGCGGGCGGCCTAGACTTCGAGGAAGTCAAGGTATTTGATTTTCGTATTGAAGCGAGAGACAAGGGAACACCTCCACTGTCGGGTCACTGCAAGGtggtgctggaggtgctggacGTGAACGACAACGCGCCGGAGGTGTGGGTGACGTCGCTGTCGGTGCCGGTGGCCGAGGACGCGTCGGTGGAGACGGTGGTGGCCCTGCTGAGCGTGTCGGACCGGGACTCGGGGGAGAACGGTCGCGTGCGGTGCTGGGTGTGGCCGGCGTCGCCGTTCGGTCTGGAGGCGACGTTCGCGGGCTCGTACTCGCTGGTGCTGCGCGAGGCGCTGGACCGGGAGCGGGTGTCGGAGTACGAGGTGGAGGTGCGTGCGGAGGACGGCGGGGCGCCGGCGCTGCGCGCCAGCCGCGGGCTGCGGGTGCCGGTGTCGGACGTGAACGACAACGCGCCCGCGTTCGCGCAGGCCGTGTACACGGTGCTGGCGCGCGAGAACAacgcggcgggcgcggagctGGCGCGGCTGTGGGCGCGGGACCCGGACGAGGCGGGCAACGGGCGCGTCAGCTACTCGCTGTGGGACGGCGGCGTGAGCgtgggcggcggcggcgccgcgggCTCCTCGTCGTCGTCCTCGGGAGGCGGGTGGCGTCCGGCGTCGAGCTACGTGTCGGTGGACGCGGAGAGCGGGCGCCTGTGGGCGCTGCAGCCCTTGGACTacgaggagctgcaggtgctgcagttcGAGGTGCGCGCGTTGGACGCGGGGGAGCCGCCGCTGAGCGGCAACGCCACGGTGCAGCTCTTCGTGCTGGACGAGAATGACAACGcgccggcgctgctgccgcccgcGGGCTCGGCACCGGAGGCGGGCGCCGTGgcggcagcggaggcggcgATGGCGCTGTCGGGGGCGGGCTCGGTGTCGGGCACGCTGTGGGCGTGGGCGGCGTGGGGGGCGCCGGCGGGGCAGGTGGTGGCGAAGATCCGCGCCGTGGACGCCGACTCGGGCTACAACGCGTGGCTGCGCTACGAGCTGTGGGAGCCGCGGGGCAAGGGCCCGTTCCGCGTGGGGCTCTACAGCGGCGAGGTGAGCACGGCGCGGGCGCTGGACGAGGCGGACGGGCCTCGCCAGAGGCTGCTGATCGTCGTGCGCGACCACGGCGAGCCGGCGCGCTCGGCCACGGCCACGCTCAGCGTGTCGCTGCTCGA
This genomic interval from Haemorhous mexicanus isolate bHaeMex1 chromosome 15, bHaeMex1.pri, whole genome shotgun sequence contains the following:
- the LOC132334412 gene encoding protocadherin alpha-5-like isoform X2: MDAVTERVRRRRSARCRCRLRNGSVWAAPPRCGGEPGCERGGAARAGQQSRSVRAAAGSRAGLGPGPAATAAAAAGRMGERCCAAVLRVLVLQAAWALAGGQVRYSVPEEAKAGTVVGRLAQDLGLEAGEAEARRLRLVAQGRRASVEVSGASGALLVSSRLDREELCGKSAPCALRLEVLLERPLRVFHVQLEVTDINDNAPVFPAARRNLSIAELTTLPGSRFPLEGASDADIGANAQLSYTLSPSEHFSLDLQKSNEGNIEPELVLMKPLDRETVPVHRLVLTATDGGRPSLTGTMELVILVLDANDNAPQFNQSVYKVQLPESASVGTLVMRVNAMDTDEGINSEMTYAVTNFIPPSGKDVISINTNTGEIRLAGGLDFEEVKVFDFRIEARDKGTPPLSGHCKVVLEVLDVNDNAPEVWVTSLSVPVAEDASVETVVALLSVSDRDSGENGRVRCWVWPASPFGLEATFAGSYSLVLREALDRERVSEYEVEVRAEDGGAPALRASRGLRVPVSDVNDNAPAFAQAVYTVLARENNAAGAELARLWARDPDEAGNGRVSYSLWDGGVSVGGGGAAGSSSSSSGGGWRPASSYVSVDAESGRLWALQPLDYEELQVLQFEVRALDAGEPPLSGNATVQLFVLDENDNAPALLPPAGSAPEAGAVAAAEAAMALSGAGSVSGTLWAWAAWGAPAGQVVAKIRAVDADSGYNAWLRYELWEPRGKGPFRVGLYSGEVSTARALDEADGPRQRLLIVVRDHGEPARSATATLSVSLLEAAEAALAAGSSSSSSSLSRSAAAAELGPGAASAATNVWLVVAICAVSSLFLLAVVLYGASRWAPRAAVLSGPGPTTLVCASEVGSWSYSQRHSRSLCVTDGAAKSDLMVFSPNFPPPPPGPAAKDTQPEPSALLDTPKHPNPDWRYSASLRAGMQSAVHMEEAGVLRGGAAGPDQQWPTVSSATAEPEAGEVSPPVGAGVNSNSWTFKFGPGNSKQGGPESKKQTQVSFLLRRKGESSQYSQ
- the LOC132334412 gene encoding protocadherin alpha-5-like isoform X1, with amino-acid sequence MDAVTERVRRRRSARCRCRLRNGSVWAAPPRCGGEPGCERGGAARAGQQSRSVRAAAGSRAGLGPGPAATAAAAAGRMGERCCAAVLRVLVLQAAWALAGGQVRYSVPEEAKAGTVVGRLAQDLGLEAGEAEARRLRLVAQGRRASVEVSGASGALLVSSRLDREELCGKSAPCALRLEVLLERPLRVFHVQLEVTDINDNAPVFPAARRNLSIAELTTLPGSRFPLEGASDADIGANAQLSYTLSPSEHFSLDLQKSNEGNIEPELVLMKPLDRETVPVHRLVLTATDGGRPSLTGTMELVILVLDANDNAPQFNQSVYKVQLPESASVGTLVMRVNAMDTDEGINSEMTYAVTNFIPPSGKDVISINTNTGEIRLAGGLDFEEVKVFDFRIEARDKGTPPLSGHCKVVLEVLDVNDNAPEVWVTSLSVPVAEDASVETVVALLSVSDRDSGENGRVRCWVWPASPFGLEATFAGSYSLVLREALDRERVSEYEVEVRAEDGGAPALRASRGLRVPVSDVNDNAPAFAQAVYTVLARENNAAGAELARLWARDPDEAGNGRVSYSLWDGGVSVGGGGAAGSSSSSSGGGWRPASSYVSVDAESGRLWALQPLDYEELQVLQFEVRALDAGEPPLSGNATVQLFVLDENDNAPALLPPAGSAPEAGAVAAAEAAMALSGAGSVSGTLWAWAAWGAPAGQVVAKIRAVDADSGYNAWLRYELWEPRGKGPFRVGLYSGEVSTARALDEADGPRQRLLIVVRDHGEPARSATATLSVSLLEAAEAALAAGSSSSSSSLSRSAAAAELGPGAASAATNVWLVVAICAVSSLFLLAVVLYGASRWAPRAAVLSGPGPTTLVCASEVGSWSYSQRHSRSLCVTDGAAKSDLMVFSPNFPPPPPGPAAKDTQPEPSALLDTPKHPNPDWRYSASLRAGMQSAVHMEEAGVLRGGAAGPDQQWPTVSSATAEPEAGEVSPPVGAGVNSNSWTFKFGPGNSKQGGPGELPDKFIIPGSPAIISIRQEPPNSQIDKSDFITFGKKEETKKKKKKKKGNKTQEKKEKGNSTTENSDQ